A section of the Humulus lupulus chromosome 2, drHumLupu1.1, whole genome shotgun sequence genome encodes:
- the LOC133818748 gene encoding calcium-dependent protein kinase 24-like, giving the protein MGGCVSVSAKTGLYRRRRDMKTVTTTELNPGTPHKLTLRLSTTLRPISVLDDPVGHDIFSKYRFGKELGRGEFGVTYQCFTLDTGDTFACKMISKSKLKTEIDIEDVRREVRIMRHLPDHPNIVTFKEAFEDKEAVYLVMELCEGGELFDQIVRKGHYTERAAANITKTMLQVCKVCHQHGVIHRDLKPENFLFKDSSETSQLKAIDFGLSVFFDSGQRFNEIVGSPYYMAPEVLRRNYGPEVDVWSAGVILYILLCGVPPFWAETEEGIAQAIIRGSIDFERDPWPKVSENAKDLLKCMLDPNPYSRLTVEDVLEHPWIQNMDRVPNVSLGEHVRIRIKQFSLMNKFKKRVLRVVADYLSEEEIDGIKQIFELMDTDKNGDLTFEELKDGFCSIGHPIADPEIQMLIDAADADGTGTLNCEEFVTVSVHLKKISNEENLSQAFRHFDKNQSGFIEFDELKEALLYHKLDSTNDQVIHDILFDVDLDKDGRISYDEFKAMMRTGMNWKMSSRRYSRALLTALSTKLFKDKPVLQKKCLKSGPL; this is encoded by the exons ATGGGAGGCTGCGTATCGGTGTCCGCAAAAACAGGTCTCTACAGGAGGCGCAGGGACATGAAGACGGTGACGACGACAGAGCTCAACCCCGGCACGCCCCACAAGTTAACCCTCCGCCTCTCAACCACTCTCCGGCCAATTTCCGTCCTTGATGACCCTGTCGGCCATGACATCTTCTCCAAGTACAGGTTCGGCAAGGAATTAGGGAGGGGTGAGTTCGGAGTTACCTACCAGTGCTTCACCCTTGACACCGGCGACACCTTCGCTTGCAAGATGATATCTAAAAGCAAGCTGAAGACGGAGATTGACATTGAGGATGTGCGGAGAGAAGTCCGGATCATGCGACATTTGCCGGACCATCCCAACATCGTCACATTCAAGGAGGCTTTCGAAGACAAAGAGGCTGTTTATCTTGTCATGGAGCTCTGCGAAGGCGGTGAGCTTTTTGATCAAATTGTTCGTAAAGGCCATTACACGGAGCGTGCTGCTGCTAACATTACTAAGACAATGCTCCAAGTTTGCAAG GTTTGCCACCAACATGGAGTGATACATAGGGACTTGAAACCAGAGAATTTCTTGTTCAAAGATAGCAGTGAAACTTCTCAACTGAAGGCAATTGATTTTGGGCTCTCTGTATTCTTTGATTCcg GTCAGAGATTCAATGAAATTGTCGGAAGTCCATATTACATGGCTCCTGAAGTCTTGAGACGAAATTATGGACCGGAGGTGGATGTTTGGAGTGCTGGGGTTATCCTCTACATCCTACTCTGCGGAGTTCCTCCATTCTGGGCAG AAACTGAGGAGGGAATCGCACAGGCAATCATTCGAGGTAGCATCGATTTCGAAAGGGACCCATGGCCAAAGGTGTCTGAAAATGCAAAAGATCTCTTGAAGTGCATGCTTGATCCTAATCCTTACAGCAGGCTGACTGTTGAAGACGTTCTCG AACATCCTTGGATACAAAATATGGATCGAGTTCCCAATGTTAGCCTTGGAGAACATGTCAGAATAAGGATCAAGCAGTTTTCATTGATGAATAAATTCAAGAAGAGAGTTCTTAGA GTGGTAGCTGACTACTTGTCAGAAGAGGAAATAGATGGGATCAAACAAATATTTGAATTGATGGATACTGATAAAAACGGAGACTTAACGTTTGAAGAGCTCAAAGATGGATTTTGTTCTATAGGTCATCCTATTGCTGATCCTGAGATTCAGATGTTAATAGATGCT GCGGATGCGGATGGAACTGGTACACTGAACTGTGAAGAGTTTGTTACAGTGTCAGTGCACCTGAAGAAGATAAGTAATGAGGAAAATCTGTCTCAGGCTTTCAGACATTTTGATAAGAATCAAAGTGGGTTTATCGAGTTTGACGAGTTGAAAGAAGCCTTGCTTTATCACAAACTTGATTCTACCAATGACCAGGTTATCCATGACATCTTATTTGATGTCGACTTAGATAAG GATGGTAGAATCAGTTATGATGAATTTAAAGCAATGATGAGAACTGGAATGAACTGGAAAATGAGTTCTCGAAGATACTCTAGGGCATTGCTAACTGCACTTAGCACGAAATTGTTTAAAGACAAACCAGTATTgcaaaaaaaatgtttaaagtCTGGTCCCTTGTGA